A window of the Egibacter rhizosphaerae genome harbors these coding sequences:
- a CDS encoding alpha-ketoacid dehydrogenase subunit beta, with translation MAEVTYREAVTMGMAQEMRRDDRVYFIGEDVAAAGGVFKTTPGLQDEFGDRRVRDTPISEEAITGAVMGAAMTGLRPVAEIMFSDFYATCWDIVANQMAKTRYMTDGQTSLPLVLRGANGGGLRFGAQHSQAVENWAMAIPGLKVVAPSTPRDVIGLLAASIRDPDPVIFLEQKSLYPSKGEVPDGEHLDELGKATVVREGSDVTIVALAAMVPRALTAAEQLAEEGVSAEVVDVRSLVPLDASTILASVGKTARLVTVEENPRLCGWGAEIVSLVAEEGFWHLDGPIVRVTSPHVPLPSADELEDVTLPTAERVVDAVRRALA, from the coding sequence ATGGCGGAAGTGACCTACCGCGAGGCGGTCACGATGGGGATGGCGCAGGAGATGCGCCGCGACGACCGCGTCTACTTCATCGGTGAGGACGTCGCCGCCGCGGGCGGCGTGTTCAAGACCACGCCGGGGCTGCAGGACGAGTTCGGGGACCGCAGGGTCCGCGACACGCCGATCAGCGAGGAGGCCATCACCGGCGCGGTGATGGGCGCGGCGATGACGGGACTGCGGCCCGTCGCCGAGATCATGTTCAGCGACTTCTACGCCACCTGCTGGGACATCGTCGCGAACCAGATGGCCAAGACCCGCTACATGACCGACGGTCAGACGAGCCTGCCATTGGTCCTGCGCGGGGCCAACGGTGGGGGCCTGCGCTTCGGCGCGCAGCACTCGCAGGCGGTCGAGAACTGGGCGATGGCGATCCCCGGGCTCAAGGTCGTCGCCCCCTCGACGCCGCGGGACGTCATCGGCCTGCTCGCGGCGTCGATCCGTGATCCCGACCCGGTCATCTTCCTCGAGCAGAAGTCGCTCTACCCGTCCAAGGGCGAGGTGCCCGACGGCGAGCACCTCGACGAGCTCGGCAAGGCGACCGTGGTGCGCGAGGGCTCGGACGTGACGATCGTCGCGCTCGCGGCGATGGTGCCCCGGGCGTTGACGGCCGCCGAGCAGCTCGCCGAGGAGGGCGTGTCGGCCGAGGTGGTCGACGTGCGCTCGCTCGTCCCGCTCGACGCCTCGACGATCCTGGCTTCGGTGGGTAAGACCGCGCGCCTCGTGACCGTCGAGGAGAACCCGCGCCTGTGCGGATGGGGCGCCGAGATCGTCTCGCTCGTGGCCGAGGAGGGGTTCTGGCACCTCGATGGTCCGATCGTGCGGGTCACGAGCCCGCACGTCCCCCTGCCGAGCGCGGACGAACTCGAGGACGTGACGTTGCCGACGGCGGAACGCGTCGTGGACGCGGTCAGGAGGGCGCTGGCGTGA
- a CDS encoding NAD-dependent succinate-semialdehyde dehydrogenase, whose product MSLPEYPDVPADQWIGGRWQPADGGNRFPVFDPATGDVLVEVADGGEPEVQAAVSAAHEAQPAWAATAPRTRGEVLRRAYELLADEQERVARLIVMENGKGLADARGEARYAAEFFRWYAEEAVRLDGDLLRSPSGGNWIMSLRQPVGVALLVTPWNFPAAMGTRKIGPALAAGCSVVLKPASAAPLTSLAIADALHRAGAPAGTVNVVVGSRSSSLVGPALADPRVRKLSFTGSTEVGRTLLQQAAERIVNCSLELGGNAPFIVTEDADLDAAIEGAMIAKMRNGGASCIAANRFLVQERVAAEFRDRLTSAMGGLAMGPGLDESHDVGAMVSDAERDKVADLVARGVEQGAVVQVGGAPPQRPGAFFPPTVLSDVAPDNVLLHEEVFGPVAPIRTFTSDDEAIKAANDTEHGLASYVFTGDLGRGLALSEALESGMVGLNRGFISDPAAPFGGVKQSGIGREGGHDGLLEFCETKYVAVGW is encoded by the coding sequence GTGAGCCTGCCCGAGTACCCCGATGTCCCGGCCGACCAGTGGATCGGTGGCCGCTGGCAGCCCGCCGACGGCGGGAACCGCTTCCCCGTGTTCGACCCGGCCACCGGCGACGTGCTCGTCGAGGTGGCCGACGGCGGCGAGCCCGAGGTCCAGGCTGCGGTGAGCGCGGCCCACGAGGCGCAGCCAGCGTGGGCCGCGACCGCCCCCCGTACCCGCGGGGAGGTCCTGCGCCGGGCCTACGAGCTGCTGGCCGACGAGCAGGAGCGGGTCGCGCGGCTGATCGTCATGGAGAACGGCAAGGGCCTGGCCGACGCCCGCGGGGAGGCGCGCTACGCCGCGGAGTTCTTCCGCTGGTACGCGGAGGAGGCGGTGCGGCTCGACGGCGACCTGCTGCGATCCCCCAGCGGCGGGAACTGGATCATGTCGCTGCGCCAGCCCGTCGGTGTCGCGCTGCTGGTGACCCCGTGGAACTTCCCGGCGGCGATGGGTACTCGCAAGATCGGCCCGGCACTGGCCGCGGGCTGCTCGGTGGTGCTCAAGCCGGCCTCGGCCGCGCCGCTGACGTCGCTCGCGATCGCCGACGCCCTGCACCGGGCGGGCGCGCCCGCCGGCACCGTGAACGTGGTCGTGGGCAGCCGGTCGTCGTCGCTGGTCGGGCCCGCGCTCGCCGATCCGCGGGTGCGCAAGCTGTCGTTCACCGGCTCCACCGAGGTGGGCCGGACGCTGCTCCAGCAGGCGGCCGAGCGGATCGTGAACTGCTCGTTGGAACTCGGGGGCAACGCCCCGTTCATCGTGACCGAGGACGCGGACCTCGACGCGGCGATCGAGGGCGCGATGATCGCGAAGATGCGCAACGGCGGCGCGTCGTGCATCGCGGCGAACCGCTTCCTCGTTCAGGAGCGGGTGGCGGCGGAGTTCCGCGACCGCCTCACGTCAGCGATGGGCGGCCTCGCCATGGGCCCGGGACTCGACGAGTCGCACGATGTCGGTGCGATGGTCTCCGACGCCGAGCGCGACAAGGTGGCCGACCTCGTGGCCCGGGGCGTCGAACAGGGTGCCGTCGTGCAGGTCGGAGGCGCGCCGCCCCAGCGGCCCGGCGCGTTCTTCCCGCCGACGGTGTTGAGCGACGTGGCACCCGACAACGTGTTGCTCCACGAGGAGGTCTTCGGGCCGGTGGCGCCGATCCGGACGTTCACGAGCGACGACGAGGCGATCAAGGCGGCCAACGACACCGAGCACGGCCTCGCGAGCTACGTGTTCACCGGTGACCTCGGCCGCGGGCTCGCGCTGTCCGAGGCCCTCGAGTCCGGGATGGTCGGGTTGAATCGGGGCTTCATCTCGGACCCGGCCGCGCCGTTCGGCGGCGTCAAGCAGAGCGGCATCGGCCGCGAGGGCGGGCACGACGGGCTGCTCGAGTTCTGCGAGACGAAGTACGTGGCCGTCGGCTGGTGA
- a CDS encoding amidohydrolase family protein, whose protein sequence is MARRRVLRNGFVLTMDDQIGDLPRADVLIEDDAIREVGPDLAVTDAEEIDATGRIVIPGFVDTHRHTWETALRGCAPNSTLDDYFVEVLDNFAPVYSPQDVRVSNHAGALECLNAGITTLVDWSHINNTPEHPDAAIDGLRKSGIRAQYAYGSANTSLNDYWNQSTIAMPADDVRRVRDTYFASDDGLLTMALATRGPGFCVDDVVVAEWGLARELDLPITVHVAMGRLAGRFAMVHNLNRLGLLGPDTTYVHACYLDDEEWQLVADTGGNVSIAAQIEAQMGHGWPPTGPCSRHGVPASLSIDVVTTNPGDMFTQMRAAFGTERVQVNADCWQQDVPLPETAPTARDMLRLATIDGARVAGLSDRTGSITPGKQADLVLIDGTGPATAPMIDPVATVVLSADVGTVESVLVAGEFRKRDFRLVDDFTPVRHELEAARDRLANQVPEKPSWPVLAGV, encoded by the coding sequence ATGGCGCGTCGACGCGTGTTGCGCAATGGCTTCGTACTCACGATGGACGATCAGATCGGGGACCTGCCGCGCGCGGACGTCCTGATCGAGGACGACGCGATCAGGGAGGTGGGCCCTGACCTCGCGGTGACTGACGCCGAGGAGATCGACGCCACCGGCCGGATCGTGATTCCGGGCTTCGTGGACACCCACCGGCACACGTGGGAGACGGCGCTGCGCGGCTGCGCTCCCAATTCGACCCTCGACGACTACTTCGTCGAGGTGCTCGACAACTTCGCTCCCGTCTACTCGCCACAGGACGTGCGGGTGAGCAACCACGCCGGGGCCCTCGAATGCCTCAACGCGGGGATCACCACGCTGGTCGACTGGTCGCACATCAACAACACCCCCGAGCATCCCGACGCCGCGATCGACGGGCTGCGCAAGTCGGGGATCCGCGCGCAGTACGCCTACGGCAGCGCGAACACCTCGCTGAACGACTACTGGAACCAGTCGACGATCGCGATGCCGGCCGACGACGTGCGGCGCGTGCGCGACACCTACTTCGCATCCGATGACGGGTTGCTCACCATGGCGCTGGCCACCCGTGGACCCGGGTTCTGCGTCGACGACGTGGTCGTCGCCGAGTGGGGTCTCGCGCGCGAGCTCGACCTGCCGATCACCGTGCACGTCGCGATGGGGCGCCTGGCGGGCCGCTTCGCGATGGTGCACAACCTCAACCGCCTCGGCCTCCTCGGCCCCGACACGACGTACGTGCACGCCTGCTACCTCGACGACGAGGAGTGGCAACTCGTCGCCGACACCGGCGGCAACGTGTCGATCGCCGCGCAGATCGAGGCGCAGATGGGCCACGGGTGGCCGCCGACCGGCCCGTGCAGTCGACACGGCGTGCCCGCGAGCCTGTCGATCGACGTGGTGACCACCAACCCCGGCGACATGTTCACGCAGATGCGGGCGGCGTTCGGCACCGAGCGCGTGCAGGTGAACGCCGACTGCTGGCAGCAGGACGTCCCGTTGCCCGAGACGGCCCCGACCGCTCGGGACATGCTCCGCCTCGCGACGATCGACGGCGCCCGCGTCGCCGGGCTGAGCGACCGGACCGGCTCGATCACGCCGGGCAAGCAGGCCGACCTCGTGCTCATCGACGGGACCGGCCCGGCCACGGCCCCGATGATCGACCCGGTCGCGACCGTGGTGCTCTCCGCGGACGTCGGGACGGTCGAGTCGGTGCTGGTCGCCGGGGAGTTTCGCAAGCGGGACTTCCGGCTGGTCGACGACTTCACCCCGGTGCGCCACGAGCTCGAGGCGGCCCGGGACCGGCTGGCGAATCAGGTGCCGGAGAAGCCTTCCTGGCCGGTGCTCGCCGGGGTCTGA
- a CDS encoding ABC transporter ATP-binding protein encodes MLEISGLHAAYGDARVLSDISLSVGEGEIVALLGPNGAGKTTLVKSASGTLPPTAGTVRLGDAELTRLRLHHVAAAGLAVVPEGRRLFTRLTVLDNLEVGAYTREARAHLDETLARVYELFPVLRDRTQQQSGTLSGGEQQMLAIGRALMARPRFLLMDEPSLGLSPLLVGQMFALIQQVAELGLGVLLVEQNVAQALEVSQRGYVLEEGSIVEEGTREQLLASPRVREAYLAL; translated from the coding sequence ATGCTTGAGATCAGCGGCCTGCACGCAGCCTACGGGGACGCCCGCGTCCTCTCCGACATCTCCCTGTCGGTCGGGGAGGGCGAGATCGTGGCACTGCTCGGACCCAACGGCGCCGGCAAGACCACGCTCGTGAAGAGCGCCTCGGGCACCCTGCCGCCCACCGCGGGCACCGTGCGCCTCGGCGACGCCGAGCTCACACGGCTGAGGCTGCACCACGTGGCCGCCGCGGGGCTCGCCGTGGTCCCCGAGGGGCGGCGATTGTTCACGCGGCTCACGGTGCTCGACAACCTCGAGGTCGGCGCCTACACGCGAGAGGCTCGCGCACACCTCGATGAGACCCTCGCTCGCGTCTACGAGCTCTTCCCGGTGCTGCGGGACCGCACGCAGCAGCAGTCCGGCACCTTGAGCGGTGGCGAGCAGCAGATGCTCGCGATCGGCCGAGCGCTGATGGCCCGCCCCCGGTTCCTGTTGATGGACGAACCGTCGCTCGGGCTCTCGCCGTTGCTCGTCGGGCAGATGTTCGCCCTGATCCAGCAGGTGGCCGAGCTGGGCCTCGGCGTCCTGCTCGTCGAGCAGAACGTGGCGCAGGCGCTCGAGGTGAGCCAGCGCGGCTACGTGCTCGAGGAGGGCTCGATCGTCGAGGAGGGCACGCGCGAGCAGCTGCTCGCCAGCCCCCGGGTCCGCGAGGCTTACCTCGCCCTCTGA
- a CDS encoding ABC transporter ATP-binding protein, protein MTASPILSCRDVTKTFGGLTAVDGVDLDLYEGEIRGLVGPNGSGKSTLINVLTGFLSLDSGSVTVDGTRVERLPAHRVSELGVARTYQIPRPFATLSVIENVQAASYFGNAKQRPTDVREEAARWVAFAGMQDLAHEAPDALTLHQRKLLELTRALATRPRVLFLDEVLTGLNQQELAEGIALVKRIKEVGISIIVVEHIMRVILDLCDHLTVLNFGKVIARGAPRECLEDEDVIAAYLGKSHA, encoded by the coding sequence ATGACCGCGTCACCCATACTTAGCTGCCGGGACGTCACCAAGACGTTCGGGGGCCTGACCGCGGTGGACGGGGTTGACCTCGATCTCTACGAGGGCGAGATCCGCGGCCTCGTGGGGCCGAACGGGTCCGGGAAGTCGACCCTGATCAACGTCCTCACGGGCTTCCTGTCGCTCGACTCGGGCAGCGTCACGGTGGACGGGACGAGGGTCGAACGGCTGCCCGCGCATCGCGTCAGCGAGCTGGGCGTGGCCCGCACGTACCAGATACCCCGCCCGTTCGCGACCCTCTCGGTGATCGAGAACGTGCAGGCCGCCTCCTACTTCGGCAACGCCAAGCAGCGCCCCACGGACGTCCGCGAGGAGGCCGCCCGGTGGGTCGCCTTCGCCGGGATGCAGGACCTGGCGCACGAGGCACCGGACGCGCTCACCTTGCACCAGCGCAAGCTGCTGGAGCTGACCCGCGCCCTGGCGACCCGTCCGCGGGTGCTGTTCCTCGATGAGGTCCTCACCGGCCTGAACCAGCAGGAGCTGGCCGAGGGGATCGCGCTGGTGAAGCGCATCAAGGAGGTCGGTATCAGCATCATCGTGGTCGAGCACATCATGCGGGTGATCCTCGACCTCTGCGATCACCTCACCGTGCTCAACTTCGGCAAGGTCATCGCCCGGGGGGCGCCCCGTGAATGCCTGGAGGACGAGGACGTGATCGCCGCGTACCTGGGGAAGTCACATGCTTGA
- a CDS encoding branched-chain amino acid ABC transporter permease, which translates to MTGTSPFRPRTILAWVAVAAVLFAVPTIQDSLGTPLYHIIFLYSVFFWITQATSWNIFSGYSGYFSFGQGAFYGAGVYCTAILVTRHDFTLLPSLPVGAIVGALIALASGVLVFRLRRLTGEIFALFSLAIALGLGALANNWGAIDGGRGITLGSVDYPEFLGDTNQMLYYVALVLMLGAVFLAFSIQHSRFGFGLFAIRDDERVASGLGVPALRYKLLIFSLNGAIAGISGALHAVQINFVSPASAFGIRIPLFVIVMSVVGGRRHWLGPVVGAVLIYTVNDRLVGAGLAEVAQMLLAVVLILATVFLKGGIIVRLRERPWLALGAGAVVLAVQIVVLDSSIITDAAVAMMVALATLFLPERVYELIPGVRTPSERSDDSGPEEEAVEGEDDDRVTHT; encoded by the coding sequence ATGACGGGTACCTCGCCGTTCCGGCCACGGACGATCCTCGCGTGGGTGGCGGTGGCCGCGGTCCTGTTCGCCGTCCCCACGATCCAGGACAGCCTCGGCACACCGCTGTACCACATCATCTTCCTCTACTCGGTGTTCTTCTGGATCACCCAGGCGACGAGCTGGAACATCTTCAGCGGGTACTCCGGCTACTTTAGCTTCGGGCAGGGGGCGTTCTACGGTGCCGGGGTCTATTGCACCGCGATCCTCGTGACCCGGCACGACTTCACCCTCCTGCCGTCGCTGCCGGTCGGCGCCATCGTCGGCGCGCTCATCGCGCTGGCCAGCGGCGTGCTCGTGTTCCGGCTGCGCCGGCTCACCGGTGAGATCTTCGCCCTCTTCTCGCTCGCCATCGCCCTGGGGCTGGGGGCGCTCGCCAACAACTGGGGGGCCATCGACGGGGGCCGCGGCATCACGCTCGGCAGCGTGGACTACCCCGAGTTCCTCGGCGACACCAACCAGATGCTCTACTACGTGGCCCTCGTGCTGATGCTGGGGGCGGTGTTCCTGGCCTTCTCGATCCAGCACTCCAGGTTCGGTTTCGGGTTGTTCGCGATCCGGGACGACGAGCGGGTCGCCAGCGGGCTCGGCGTGCCGGCACTCCGCTACAAGCTCCTGATCTTCTCCCTGAACGGGGCGATCGCGGGGATCTCCGGCGCGCTGCACGCGGTGCAGATCAACTTCGTGAGCCCGGCGAGCGCGTTCGGGATCCGCATCCCCCTGTTCGTGATCGTCATGAGCGTCGTCGGCGGCCGTCGGCACTGGCTGGGACCCGTGGTCGGTGCCGTGCTCATCTACACGGTCAACGACCGGCTCGTGGGAGCGGGGCTCGCCGAGGTCGCGCAGATGCTGCTCGCGGTCGTGCTGATCCTCGCGACGGTCTTCCTCAAGGGCGGGATCATCGTGCGGTTGCGGGAGCGCCCGTGGCTCGCGCTCGGGGCCGGTGCGGTCGTCCTGGCGGTGCAGATCGTCGTGCTCGACAGCTCGATCATCACCGACGCCGCCGTCGCCATGATGGTCGCGCTGGCAACGCTGTTCCTGCCCGAGCGCGTCTACGAGCTGATCCCCGGCGTCCGCACGCCGTCCGAGCGCTCGGACGACAGCGGACCGGAGGAAGAGGCGGTGGAAGGGGAGGACGATGACCGCGTCACCCATACTTAG
- a CDS encoding branched-chain amino acid ABC transporter permease, whose protein sequence is MLTILTQTLVTGILLAGLYAIFGLGLSLGWGLLHTINFGHFANAFLAAYVTFELTRTIGWDPLVSLVVTIPLGVLLGMALQVFVTVTKIDVFGTLIVTFGFFLIIEAAMTMIWTADLVRIPLEANPYFTMAFRAGPLVMPAIGLFAVLAATVACGGVYWLLNRTYAGKGIRAFVQDPEMAGLFGVNYRSLSMLVAAIAGGTVGATGTLIALLFVLTPSAAELWVAVIFAVVLLGGLANPVGIAGAALIIGLVESLTRQFADPAMARLTALVVLIIALIFKPEGLFKPVVERAHE, encoded by the coding sequence GTGCTGACGATCCTCACCCAGACGCTCGTCACCGGCATTCTCCTGGCCGGGCTCTACGCCATATTCGGCCTCGGCCTCAGCCTGGGATGGGGCCTCTTGCACACGATAAACTTCGGGCACTTCGCGAACGCGTTCCTGGCCGCCTACGTGACGTTCGAGCTGACCCGCACCATCGGCTGGGACCCCCTCGTGTCGTTGGTGGTGACCATCCCGCTGGGCGTGCTGCTCGGCATGGCCCTGCAGGTGTTCGTCACGGTCACCAAGATCGACGTGTTCGGGACCCTGATCGTCACGTTCGGCTTCTTCCTGATCATCGAAGCCGCCATGACGATGATCTGGACCGCGGACCTCGTCCGGATCCCGCTCGAGGCGAACCCGTACTTCACCATGGCGTTCCGGGCGGGACCGCTCGTGATGCCGGCGATCGGCCTGTTCGCCGTCCTCGCCGCCACGGTCGCGTGTGGCGGGGTCTATTGGCTGCTCAACCGGACCTACGCGGGCAAGGGGATCCGCGCGTTCGTCCAGGATCCGGAGATGGCGGGCCTGTTCGGGGTCAACTACCGGAGCCTGTCGATGCTGGTGGCAGCGATCGCCGGTGGCACGGTCGGGGCGACGGGCACGCTCATCGCCCTGCTGTTCGTACTGACGCCGTCCGCGGCCGAGCTGTGGGTGGCGGTCATCTTCGCGGTCGTCCTGCTCGGCGGTCTCGCCAATCCGGTGGGCATCGCCGGCGCCGCGCTGATCATCGGGCTCGTGGAGTCGCTGACCCGCCAGTTCGCCGACCCGGCCATGGCGCGGCTCACCGCCCTGGTGGTCCTCATCATCGCGCTGATCTTCAAGCCCGAGGGCCTGTTCAAGCCCGTGGTCGAAAGGGCGCACGAATGA
- a CDS encoding amino acid ABC transporter substrate-binding protein: protein MTATTGWFRRCLVLVALLALVAAACGEDNGEDDGEDAAEADADEAEGDADEPEGDPIEIGGSLALTGGLAPTAVIHELVADEYVEWLNEEQGGLLGRPVEWSVIDDESEPEQSASAYERLITEDTVDLVMGPYGTANITAAMAVAERHGYVFPHHTASLTYAYTYDKHFPTWFVGLDTHYTTPEKVFEAYETTDDPPETVGFVVNRFPGTDFLAYGVDEDEIPEGSVIEPGGGAAQVAEEMGLEVVLDVSFDIGTTDFMPIASRIEEADPDLLYVGALGEDGPNLLAAMEQIDYQPRNHFYQWPSPGPMVDAGELGDGATSVTIFEDAEAYLDNEGGDVLVERFTEAAEEEGLGYTAPETQAGASWAAWQILTAGVEGCECLDHDEIGEWIRNNEVETVQGTLTFDEDRQNYGDDIQTIKQIQDGTWNVVWPDDMAEEGADLEGPLR, encoded by the coding sequence ATGACGGCAACCACAGGCTGGTTCAGACGCTGCCTCGTGCTCGTGGCACTGCTCGCCCTCGTGGCGGCGGCGTGCGGGGAGGACAACGGCGAGGACGACGGCGAGGACGCCGCCGAGGCCGATGCGGACGAGGCCGAGGGTGATGCGGACGAGCCCGAGGGCGATCCGATCGAGATCGGGGGGTCGCTCGCGCTCACGGGCGGCTTGGCGCCGACGGCGGTGATCCACGAACTCGTGGCCGATGAGTACGTCGAGTGGCTCAACGAGGAGCAGGGGGGCCTGCTGGGGCGGCCGGTCGAGTGGTCCGTCATCGACGACGAGTCGGAGCCCGAGCAGTCGGCCTCGGCCTACGAGCGCCTCATCACCGAGGACACCGTCGATCTCGTCATGGGGCCCTACGGCACCGCGAACATCACCGCCGCGATGGCGGTCGCCGAGCGGCACGGGTACGTGTTCCCGCACCACACCGCGAGCCTCACGTACGCCTACACCTACGACAAGCACTTCCCCACCTGGTTCGTCGGGCTCGACACCCACTACACGACCCCCGAGAAGGTGTTCGAGGCGTACGAGACGACCGATGATCCCCCCGAGACCGTCGGCTTCGTCGTGAACCGCTTCCCGGGTACCGACTTCCTCGCCTACGGCGTCGACGAGGACGAGATTCCCGAGGGCTCCGTGATCGAGCCCGGCGGCGGGGCCGCCCAGGTCGCCGAGGAGATGGGGCTCGAGGTCGTGCTCGACGTCAGCTTCGACATCGGCACCACGGACTTCATGCCGATCGCCTCGCGCATCGAGGAGGCGGACCCCGACCTCCTCTACGTGGGCGCGCTCGGCGAGGACGGCCCCAATCTGCTGGCGGCCATGGAGCAGATCGACTACCAGCCGCGCAACCACTTCTACCAGTGGCCGTCCCCGGGCCCGATGGTCGACGCCGGGGAACTCGGTGACGGCGCCACGAGCGTGACGATCTTCGAGGACGCCGAGGCCTACCTCGATAACGAGGGCGGCGACGTGCTCGTCGAGCGCTTCACCGAGGCGGCCGAGGAGGAGGGGCTCGGGTACACGGCGCCCGAGACCCAGGCCGGTGCGTCATGGGCGGCATGGCAGATCCTCACCGCGGGTGTCGAGGGCTGCGAGTGCCTCGACCACGACGAGATCGGCGAGTGGATCCGCAACAACGAGGTCGAGACCGTCCAGGGCACCCTCACCTTCGACGAGGACCGCCAGAACTACGGCGACGACATCCAGACGATCAAGCAGATCCAGGACGGCACCTGGAACGTCGTCTGGCCCGACGACATGGCCGAGGAGGGCGCCGACCTCGAGGGGCCGCTCCGCTGA
- a CDS encoding ATP-binding protein, with product MSLPLPRYVEVLGAPGVGKTTILHACAGARRPDGPWALDPEYASGGPWDGVRGLKPRGRFVRDHPEFAAFLFRALGRAALDRDEPAAARMFERTQALNHVFAKFEHAAERLRPDQVLIVDEAFVKAGAPPLLNHRHSGETLRETLQRPEMGAAYVHVDAEADLIQPRIVERSKRARSHRGLSEQQVVERTRRSLDSWRRAVERIRRAEVPTLVLDAAEPAEANAEALRRFVEGFAPSQDDTADAGSGTAPEG from the coding sequence ATGTCGCTGCCGCTGCCACGTTACGTCGAGGTGCTCGGGGCACCCGGGGTGGGCAAGACCACGATCCTGCATGCTTGCGCCGGGGCTCGGCGGCCCGACGGCCCTTGGGCCCTCGACCCCGAGTACGCGAGCGGGGGTCCGTGGGACGGTGTCCGGGGCCTCAAGCCGCGTGGACGGTTCGTCCGTGACCATCCCGAGTTCGCCGCGTTCCTGTTCCGGGCACTCGGGCGCGCCGCGCTCGACCGTGACGAGCCGGCGGCAGCGCGGATGTTCGAGCGCACCCAGGCGTTGAACCACGTCTTCGCCAAGTTCGAGCACGCGGCCGAACGGCTACGCCCCGACCAGGTGCTCATCGTCGACGAGGCCTTCGTGAAGGCCGGCGCCCCGCCGCTGCTGAACCATCGCCACAGCGGCGAGACCCTGCGGGAGACGTTGCAGCGCCCGGAGATGGGCGCGGCCTACGTGCACGTGGACGCCGAGGCCGACCTGATCCAGCCGCGGATCGTCGAGCGGAGCAAGCGGGCCCGCTCGCACCGCGGGCTGTCCGAGCAGCAGGTCGTGGAACGAACCCGGCGTAGCCTCGACTCGTGGCGGCGTGCCGTCGAGCGGATCCGGCGCGCGGAGGTGCCGACGCTCGTGCTCGACGCCGCCGAGCCCGCCGAGGCCAACGCCGAGGCCCTGCGGCGCTTCGTCGAGGGGTTCGCCCCCTCGCAGGACGACACGGCGGACGCGGGATCGGGCACCGCTCCGGAGGGCTGA
- the cysD gene encoding sulfate adenylyltransferase subunit CysD, translating into MSRRDNLAAMSHYVLSHLRALEAEAVHIMREVAAQRERPVLLFSGGKDSLVLLRLAEKAFRPGGFPFPVMHVDTGHNFPETIAFRDHVMDALGERLVVAHVQDSLDAGRVVEETGPRASRNRLQTVTLLDAIAEHGFDAAFGGARRDEERSRAKERVVSHRDEFGQWDPRQQRPELWSLYNARVGRGEHVRVFPLSNWTELDVWQYLAAEAMPVPSLYFAHEREVFRRDGMLYAVGEHMRPSLEGEEPFRAKVRFRTIGDMSCTGAIESSAQTIADVIAETAATRVTERGATRADDRVSEAAMEDRKREGYF; encoded by the coding sequence GTGTCGCGACGCGATAACCTCGCCGCGATGAGCCACTACGTCCTGAGTCACCTGCGCGCGCTCGAGGCCGAGGCGGTGCACATCATGCGCGAGGTGGCCGCCCAGCGCGAGCGGCCCGTGCTGCTGTTCAGCGGCGGCAAGGACTCGCTGGTGCTCCTGCGGCTGGCGGAGAAGGCGTTCCGCCCCGGGGGGTTCCCGTTCCCCGTCATGCACGTGGACACCGGGCACAACTTCCCCGAGACCATCGCGTTCCGCGACCACGTGATGGACGCGTTGGGGGAGCGGCTGGTGGTCGCCCACGTGCAGGACTCGCTCGACGCGGGCCGGGTGGTCGAGGAGACGGGCCCGCGCGCGAGCCGCAACCGGCTGCAGACGGTGACGCTGCTCGACGCGATCGCCGAACACGGCTTCGACGCCGCGTTCGGGGGTGCGCGCCGCGACGAGGAGCGCAGCCGCGCGAAGGAGCGGGTGGTCAGCCACCGCGACGAGTTCGGCCAGTGGGACCCGCGCCAGCAGCGGCCGGAACTGTGGAGCCTCTACAACGCGCGGGTCGGCCGCGGCGAGCACGTGCGGGTGTTCCCCCTGTCGAACTGGACCGAGCTCGACGTGTGGCAGTACCTGGCGGCCGAGGCGATGCCGGTGCCCAGCCTGTACTTCGCCCACGAGCGCGAGGTGTTCCGACGCGACGGGATGCTGTACGCCGTCGGCGAGCACATGCGGCCCTCCCTCGAGGGCGAGGAGCCGTTCCGTGCGAAGGTGCGGTTCCGCACGATCGGGGACATGAGCTGCACGGGGGCGATCGAGTCGAGTGCGCAGACCATCGCCGACGTGATCGCCGAGACCGCGGCCACGCGGGTGACCGAGCGCGGGGCGACCCGCGCCGACGACCGGGTGAGCGAGGCCGCGATGGAGGACCGCAAGCGGGAGGGCTACTTCTAG